In a single window of the Actinomycetota bacterium genome:
- a CDS encoding ABC transporter ATP-binding protein, translating to MARFLDDADLTISVAGLRKSYGATLAVDGVDLAVRRGEIFGIVGPNGSGKTTTVECIQGLRTPDEGILNVLGYDPVRDRSQLRTRVGCQLQDSALPERIKVWEALDLFASLVPDPADTDLLLEDWGLKQKRSAAFAELSGGQRQRLFVALALVNRPELVFLDEMTTGLDPAARRVAWELIREVRSRGSTVVLVTHFMDEAEHLCDRVAVVRAGRVVACDSPAALVSRFASGMTVTFSCRETDLGWLGHLQGVSEVRREGDRVLVKGTGPVLVRTAAALSARGIEPEDLDVERPSLEDVYLGLTEGHAGAERPLADS from the coding sequence ATGGCGCGGTTCCTCGACGACGCAGATCTCACGATCAGCGTTGCGGGACTGCGCAAGTCGTACGGGGCCACGTTGGCCGTAGACGGTGTCGACCTCGCCGTCCGTCGCGGCGAGATCTTCGGGATCGTCGGCCCCAACGGCTCCGGGAAGACGACGACCGTGGAGTGCATTCAGGGCCTGCGCACGCCGGACGAGGGCATCCTCAACGTGCTGGGGTACGACCCGGTGCGGGATCGATCGCAATTGCGCACCCGCGTCGGCTGCCAGCTCCAGGACTCGGCCCTGCCGGAGAGGATCAAGGTGTGGGAAGCGCTCGACCTCTTTGCTTCTCTCGTTCCGGACCCGGCCGACACCGATCTGCTCCTCGAGGACTGGGGGTTGAAGCAGAAGCGGAGCGCGGCGTTTGCCGAGCTCTCCGGCGGGCAGCGCCAGCGGCTGTTCGTCGCCCTCGCACTCGTGAACCGGCCGGAGCTGGTCTTCCTCGACGAGATGACGACCGGCCTCGATCCTGCCGCCCGTCGCGTCGCCTGGGAGCTGATCCGCGAGGTACGCAGCCGCGGCTCCACCGTCGTGCTCGTCACCCACTTCATGGACGAGGCCGAGCATCTCTGTGACCGCGTCGCGGTGGTGCGAGCTGGCCGCGTCGTCGCCTGCGACTCACCCGCTGCGCTCGTCTCCAGGTTCGCATCGGGGATGACCGTCACCTTTTCGTGCCGGGAGACCGACCTCGGCTGGCTCGGCCACCTGCAGGGCGTCAGCGAGGTGCGCCGTGAGGGCGACAGGGTGCTCGTCAAGGGCACCGGGCCGGTGCTGGTGCGCACGGCGGCCGCGCTGTCCGCACGAGGGATCGAACCGGAGGACCTCGACGTCGAGCGCCCCTCCCTCGAAGACGTCTACCTCGGGCTGACAGAGGGGCACGCCGGCGCCGAACGACCGCTGGCAGACTCCTGA